A DNA window from Engystomops pustulosus chromosome 6, aEngPut4.maternal, whole genome shotgun sequence contains the following coding sequences:
- the LOC140065511 gene encoding phospholipase A2 inhibitor gamma subunit B-like: protein MKLLGLFLVLTIFWGQGSSLSCTVCLVQGATFCTGNNVTCPPGRVCASTYTVNMEDGIKKNEFFGRSCVPENQCQGPGSFSTHNTTSKKGFSCCYTDNCTPPAPVLSSVNNTQNGHTCPTCTEDGVDWCDAGRTMSCTGDETMCILQYTNMSGTISRDSVLRGCATPTICNIGNQSLITGGLSVQVQISCTGGGGGLHRGFCGHLLLGLISWIILSIF from the exons ATGAAGCTGCTTGGGTTATTCCTTGTTCTGACAATATTTTGGGGACAAG GTTCTTCCCTCTCGTGTACCGTCTGTCTGGTTCAAGGTGCGACATTCTGCACTGGGAACAATGTCACCTGCCCTCCCGGAAGAGTCTGCGCCTCCACATACACCGTCAATATGGAAG ATGGAATAAAGAAAAATGAATTTTTCGGGCGATCCTGTGTCCCCGAGAACCAGTGTCAGGGACCTGGGAGCTTCAGTACTCACAACACCACATCCAAAAAAGGCTTCTCGTGCTGTTACACTGATAACTGCACTCCTCCTGCGCCAGTGT TATCATCTGTCAACAACACACAGAATGGCCATACCTGTCCAACCTGTACTGAAGATGGTGTAGACTGGTGTGACGCGGGACGGACTATGAGTTGTACCGGAGACGAGACAATGTGCATTCTACAATATACTAATATGTCAG GAACTATCTCCAGAGACTCTGTTCTTCGTGGTTGTGCTACTCCGACTATTTGCAATATCGGCAACCAGTCTCTGATCACCGGTGGTCTCAGCGTTCAGGTTCAGATTTCTTGCACTGGAGGAGGTGGTGGCCTTCATCGTGGTTTCTGTGGACACCTCCTTCTTGGACTGATTTCATGGATTATCTTATCGATCTTTTGA
- the LOC140134597 gene encoding phospholipase A2 inhibitor gamma subunit B-like has translation MGTGPLPGMFWILSALVTSGDALSCKVCTSANTNSCNASSVVCPEDYACASSYTLTNTHGGIFSRSCAPRHHCDTPGSISASNGRLRRSTTCCYTDHCTPPPPTLPDADFQPNGLSCQTCLSLYSRWCSSKLTIDCTGEEDACLLQTSDYYAPVRRSVAVRGCATKSICSLGTQWIQFGDLKMRFKYSCLLSAAPASPVTVSLAVVTWLCVLSHTFT, from the exons ATGGGGACAGGACCTCTCCCTGGAATGTTTTGGATTCTTTCTGCTCTTGTGACTTCAG GTGACGCTCTGTCCTGCAAAGTGTGTACAAGCGCCAATACGAATTCCTGCAACGCCTCCAGCGTGGTCTGTCCCGAGGACTATGCCTGCGCCTCATCCTACACCCTGACTAATACAC ATGGGGGGATATTCTCCAGGTCCTGTGCCCCCCGACATCACTGTGACACCCCCGGCAGTATCAGTGCATCCAATGGAAGACTCCGGAGAAGCACAACCTGCTGTTATACTGATCACTGTACTCCACCGCCCCCTACGT TACCCGATGCCGATTTCCAGCCCAATGGCTTGAGCTGCCAGACCTGCCTATCCCTGTACTCCCGGTGGTGCTCCTCTAAGCTCACCATAGACTGCACTGGAGAGGAAGACGCCTGCCTCCTCCAGACCAGCGACTATTATG cCCCTGTAAGAAGATCTGTTGCGGTTCGTGGATGCGCCACTAAAAGTATTTGCTCCCTCGGCACCCAGTGGATACAATTCGGCGACCTGAAAATGAGGTTCAAGTATTCGTGTCTCCTCAGTGCAGCTCCTGCCTCCCCCGTTACTGTGTCACTCGCTGTAGTCACATGGTTGTGCGTCTTGTCTCACACATTTACATAA
- the LOC140065510 gene encoding phospholipase A2 inhibitor gamma subunit B-like, whose translation MTSLLEFLSLFSALATTSYALSCISCGNLTSPTCTGSSVTCPLGSMCASSLLEFTIDDTTFKSYIRGCSILNKCDTYEVAYHQFNMNVATTCCSTDDCTPSVPSFARSTNVTNGLVCPSCISLGSYTCDSPYTVECRGSEDRCLFTSLEIKGDKGSIIASSRSCTTQSVCDLIHNYNSEAEVTDKITYECTNGATSVQAVFLPAAVTCLLMLKWLF comes from the exons ATGACGTCTCTTCTTGAATTTCTGAGCCTCTTCTCAGCTCTCGCGACAACAA GCTATGCTCTCTCCTGCATATCATGTGGTAACCTGACGTCACCTACATGTACCGGCAGCAGTGTGACATGTCCTTTGGGCTCTATGTGTGCCTCCTCTCTATTAGAATTCACCATTG ATGATACAACTTTTAAAAGTTACATCCGGGGATGTTCTATACTAAATAAATGTGACACCTATGAAGTCGCCTACCACCAGTTTAATATGAATGTAGCCACGACATGTTGTTCCACCGATGACTGCACACCGTCCGTTCCTTCAT TTGCACGCAGCACCAACGTGACCAACGGACTGGTGTGTCCATCCTGCATATCTCTTGGCTCCTACACATGTGACTCTCCATATACGGTAGAGTGCAGAGGAAGCGAGGACCGGTGTCTCTTCACTTCATTAGAAATAAAAG GAGATAAAGGTTCAATTATAGCTTCCAGTCGATCGTGCACAACGCAAAGTGTCTGTGACCTCATCCACAACTACAACAGCGAAGCAGAAGTAACGGATAAAATCACGTATGAGTGCACCAATGGTGCCACAAGTGTCCAGGCGGTTTTCCTACCTGCAGCCGTCACGTGTCTTCTGATGCTTAAGTGGCTCTTCTAG